In the Candidatus Electrothrix sp. GW3-4 genome, one interval contains:
- a CDS encoding SelT/SelW/SelH family (seleno)protein — translation MKITIEYCTAUNYKPRASGLEDELKKEFGAEVELIPGSGGVFTVCVDGKQVFSKHETGRFPNNGEIVGLLR, via the coding sequence ATGAAGATCACTATTGAATACTGCACGGCGTGAAACTACAAACCCAGGGCCTCCGGTCTGGAGGACGAGTTAAAAAAGGAATTCGGCGCTGAGGTGGAGCTTATTCCCGGTTCTGGCGGCGTATTCACTGTTTGCGTAGATGGCAAGCAGGTCTTTTCCAAACATGAAACCGGGCGTTTTCCCAATAATGGGGAGATTGTCGGCCTGCTTCGTTAA
- a CDS encoding protein adenylyltransferase SelO family protein — translation MINFDNTYSKLPERFFKRNKPAHFPDPKLLAFNSELAAELEIAGPVSGMENRTEESVYSDDDLAQIFSGQKILPGSDPLSQAYAGYQFGQPVAQLGDGRAHYLGETNGFELQLKGSGRTAFSRDGDGRSSLGPVIREYLVSEAMAVLGVPTTRALAAVRTGEEVVRQFGPEPGGVFTRVAPTHVRVGTFQYFTFKNDLEAIEILLKYVVERFYPELQNLPVADQCIGVLQALTCRQAKLIAHWKSLGFIHGVMNTDNFSVIGITIDYGPCAFMDQFSYDKVFSSIDRNGRYSYANQTAIAKWNLFRLAECFVPLIRDDEAQSIQLLTTALEGKMEMFEKAEHKAMTAKLGLPPGAEQTELVYLFLAYCENEQLDFTLAFRKLPELYYNQTDFFPQTTELSAFTEKWKAHKPDVEKLHAINPLIIPRNHQVERVIQSCYQGNDEPFFQMLEAGKKPFEKNEALAEFAMPPKKNEIVRQTYCGT, via the coding sequence ATGATTAATTTCGATAATACGTATTCAAAACTTCCAGAAAGGTTTTTCAAGCGCAATAAACCTGCCCATTTTCCTGATCCAAAACTGTTGGCCTTTAATTCCGAACTTGCCGCTGAATTGGAAATTGCCGGTCCAGTTTCTGGAATGGAGAACAGGACTGAAGAAAGTGTATACTCAGATGATGACCTCGCTCAAATTTTCTCAGGCCAGAAAATTCTTCCCGGCTCAGACCCCTTATCGCAGGCTTACGCTGGCTATCAATTTGGTCAACCCGTTGCACAATTAGGAGACGGGCGAGCGCATTATCTTGGAGAAACTAACGGGTTTGAATTGCAGCTCAAAGGTTCCGGGCGGACAGCGTTCTCCAGGGATGGAGACGGTCGTTCCTCACTTGGCCCGGTCATCAGAGAATACCTGGTGAGTGAAGCAATGGCAGTCCTGGGAGTGCCGACCACCCGTGCTCTGGCAGCAGTGCGAACAGGGGAGGAGGTTGTACGCCAGTTCGGTCCGGAACCGGGAGGAGTCTTCACCCGGGTTGCCCCCACGCATGTGAGGGTCGGCACGTTTCAGTATTTTACTTTTAAAAATGATTTAGAAGCCATAGAAATATTGCTGAAGTATGTTGTTGAGCGCTTCTATCCAGAACTTCAGAATTTACCAGTGGCCGATCAATGTATAGGGGTGTTACAAGCTCTTACGTGCAGGCAGGCAAAACTCATCGCACACTGGAAGTCACTGGGCTTCATTCATGGAGTGATGAACACTGATAACTTTTCAGTTATCGGGATTACAATCGACTATGGTCCCTGCGCGTTCATGGATCAATTTTCATACGATAAGGTATTCAGCTCTATTGATCGAAACGGCAGGTACAGCTACGCAAACCAAACAGCTATTGCCAAGTGGAACCTTTTCCGGCTGGCAGAATGTTTTGTTCCATTGATTCGAGATGATGAAGCGCAATCTATACAGCTCCTCACAACGGCTTTGGAAGGAAAAATGGAAATGTTCGAAAAGGCTGAACACAAAGCGATGACTGCAAAATTGGGATTGCCACCAGGGGCAGAACAGACAGAATTGGTTTACCTTTTTTTAGCGTATTGCGAAAATGAACAATTGGACTTCACCTTAGCTTTCAGAAAGCTACCAGAACTCTATTATAATCAAACAGATTTTTTCCCGCAGACAACAGAGCTTTCTGCCTTCACTGAAAAATGGAAAGCCCATAAGCCGGATGTTGAAAAATTGCATGCCATAAATCCGCTGATCATTCCCCGCAATCATCAGGTGGAACGGGTTATTCAGTCATGCTATCAGGGAAATGACGAGCCGTTTTTCCAGATGCTCGAAGCTGGAAAAAAACCATTTGAGAAAAATGAGGCCCTTGCTGAATTCGCCATGCCACCTAAGAAAAATGAAATTGTGAGACAGACATACTGTGGGACCTGA
- a CDS encoding Rpn family recombination-promoting nuclease/putative transposase gives MARKLISFDWAMKKLLRSKANFDILEGFLSELLKEDIHILEILESEGNQEEEQDKFNRVDLKVRNQNNELMIIEVQYDRELDYLQRILFGTSKVITEHLQEGDPYSAVVKVISVNILYFDLGQGTDYVYHGSTSFQGIHNQDILQLSEKQQALYQKQEVYQIFPEYYLIKVNSFNDIAKDSLDEWIYFLKNEEIKEEFQARGLRKAKHELDIMKLPDNERRAYERHRENLHYRASMFETSYTAAVLEGRIEGKKEGLKEGEQRGEKKKALQVARKLLQAGTLDIKTIADMTELTEEEVRALQTENDD, from the coding sequence ATGGCACGAAAACTCATCAGCTTCGACTGGGCCATGAAAAAGCTCCTGCGGAGCAAGGCCAATTTCGACATCCTGGAAGGTTTTCTCAGCGAACTCCTGAAAGAGGATATCCATATTCTGGAAATCCTTGAGAGCGAAGGCAATCAGGAAGAAGAGCAGGACAAGTTCAACAGGGTGGACCTGAAGGTCAGGAATCAGAACAATGAATTAATGATTATTGAGGTACAGTACGACCGCGAGCTTGATTACCTCCAGCGTATTCTCTTCGGCACTTCCAAAGTCATCACAGAGCATCTTCAGGAAGGCGATCCCTATTCCGCTGTGGTCAAAGTAATCTCCGTAAATATCCTTTACTTTGATCTCGGTCAGGGAACAGATTATGTCTATCACGGCTCAACTTCTTTTCAAGGTATTCACAACCAGGATATTCTTCAACTGTCAGAAAAGCAGCAGGCCCTTTATCAGAAGCAGGAAGTGTATCAGATTTTTCCAGAATATTACCTTATCAAGGTGAATAGTTTCAACGATATTGCCAAGGACAGCTTGGATGAATGGATATATTTCCTCAAAAATGAGGAGATCAAAGAGGAATTTCAGGCTAGAGGTCTAAGGAAAGCCAAACACGAGCTTGACATCATGAAACTTCCTGATAATGAGCGACGAGCCTACGAACGGCATCGGGAGAATCTGCATTACCGGGCAAGCATGTTTGAAACCTCCTATACTGCCGCTGTGTTGGAAGGAAGAATTGAGGGAAAGAAAGAAGGATTAAAAGAAGGGGAACAACGGGGAGAAAAGAAAAAAGCCCTGCAAGTCGCACGGAAGCTTCTTCAAGCTGGCACATTGGATATCAAAACCATTGCAGATATGACAGAACTGACAGAGGAAGAAGTCAGAGCTTTGCAGACAGAGAATGACGATTAA
- the thiC gene encoding phosphomethylpyrimidine synthase ThiC: protein MREYTTQMDAASKGIVTPQIAEVLRNEAISKQDLMDRLAKGHIAIPANRNHKNLRAGGVGQGLKTKINVNLGVSKDVCSFDGEMNKAQLALDFKADAIMDLSVSGDTEGFRKRLVKEVPVMIGTVPIYDTLTRTGKATEELTLDDWFRTVEIHAENGIDFITIHAGLTSKCVQSITTNPRLCGIVSRGGSILFEWIKKTGTENPFYEHFDRLLDICEKHDVCISLGDGLRPGAIKDSTDAPQIEELITLGELTKQAWERKVQVMIEGPGHVPLHEVEMNMKLQKKLCHNAPFYVLGPLVTDIAPGYDHITSAIGGALAAMHGADFLCYVTPAEHLRLPSADDVKEGIIASKIAAHAGDLAKGIPGAIDRDNAMSKARGALDWDGQFAQALDPEKAQAYRDSSKPKDGDVCTMCGDFCAVKRVEGLL from the coding sequence ATGAGAGAGTATACCACCCAAATGGATGCGGCCAGCAAGGGAATCGTGACCCCGCAGATAGCTGAAGTTCTGAGAAATGAGGCTATTTCCAAGCAAGACCTTATGGATCGCCTGGCCAAGGGACATATTGCGATCCCGGCTAATCGGAATCATAAGAATCTTCGGGCTGGCGGAGTTGGCCAGGGCCTAAAGACCAAGATCAACGTGAACTTAGGCGTATCCAAGGATGTCTGCTCCTTTGACGGCGAGATGAACAAGGCCCAGTTAGCCCTGGATTTCAAGGCCGATGCCATCATGGATCTCAGTGTGTCCGGTGACACCGAGGGTTTCAGGAAACGATTGGTCAAGGAGGTTCCCGTGATGATCGGGACCGTGCCCATCTACGACACCCTGACCCGAACCGGCAAAGCCACTGAGGAACTCACCCTGGATGACTGGTTTAGGACCGTGGAGATCCATGCGGAAAACGGTATTGATTTTATCACCATCCATGCTGGCCTAACCAGTAAATGTGTCCAAAGTATCACGACCAATCCTCGCCTCTGTGGGATCGTGAGCCGGGGCGGCTCCATCCTCTTTGAGTGGATCAAGAAGACCGGAACGGAAAATCCTTTTTATGAGCATTTTGACCGTCTGCTGGATATTTGTGAAAAACATGATGTTTGTATCAGCCTGGGCGATGGCCTGCGGCCTGGTGCTATCAAGGACTCTACCGATGCCCCCCAGATTGAGGAGCTGATCACCCTGGGCGAGCTCACCAAGCAGGCCTGGGAACGCAAGGTGCAGGTGATGATTGAAGGGCCCGGTCATGTGCCCCTGCACGAGGTCGAAATGAATATGAAGCTCCAGAAAAAGCTCTGTCATAATGCCCCATTTTATGTACTCGGACCGCTGGTCACCGATATTGCTCCGGGCTATGACCATATCACCTCTGCCATTGGTGGGGCCCTGGCTGCCATGCACGGGGCCGATTTCCTTTGCTATGTCACCCCGGCAGAGCATCTGCGCCTGCCTTCTGCCGATGACGTGAAGGAGGGTATCATTGCCTCCAAGATTGCCGCCCATGCTGGCGACCTGGCCAAAGGTATTCCCGGAGCCATTGACCGCGACAATGCCATGAGCAAGGCACGGGGTGCGTTGGATTGGGATGGGCAGTTTGCCCAGGCCCTTGATCCGGAAAAGGCCCAGGCCTATCGGGATTCTTCCAAGCCTAAGGACGGCGATGTCTGCACCATGTGCGGGGATTTCTGTGCTGTCAAGCGGGTGGAAGGCTTGCTGTAG
- a CDS encoding PGPGW domain-containing protein: MIAELTSLPLTDLLEALGLISLLTFLGSLLILPWLILSMQADYFIRHHQEVVARHQRHPVLAIIIFFLRNSIGFCVMVAGMAMLVLPGQGILTMVIGFSLMDFPKKHHLTDRIMANRKIQHSLNWIRHKGGKEDLIFLPPAAP; encoded by the coding sequence ATGATTGCTGAACTCACCTCACTCCCCCTTACTGACCTCCTGGAGGCACTGGGCCTCATCTCCCTGCTCACCTTTCTCGGTAGCCTGCTTATCCTTCCCTGGTTGATCCTGAGCATGCAAGCGGATTATTTCATTCGTCACCACCAGGAGGTCGTTGCACGGCATCAACGACATCCGGTCCTTGCTATCATCATCTTCTTTCTCCGTAACAGCATCGGGTTCTGTGTAATGGTCGCCGGAATGGCCATGCTGGTGCTCCCTGGTCAGGGGATCTTGACCATGGTGATCGGGTTTTCCCTCATGGATTTTCCCAAAAAACATCATCTCACCGACCGAATCATGGCAAATCGCAAAATCCAGCACTCGCTCAATTGGATCCGCCATAAGGGGGGCAAAGAGGACCTTATCTTTTTGCCGCCTGCTGCCCCATGA
- the thiS gene encoding sulfur carrier protein ThiS — protein sequence MHIILNGEQTAITSPTLLAMVKEKGFDLDSVIAEVNLQLIKKDDWEQTTLAEGDRVELLSFVGGG from the coding sequence ATGCATATTATTCTAAACGGCGAACAGACAGCAATCACCAGCCCAACTCTGCTTGCAATGGTTAAGGAAAAGGGCTTTGATCTGGATAGCGTGATTGCAGAAGTCAATCTGCAGCTGATAAAAAAAGACGACTGGGAACAGACCACTCTTGCTGAAGGCGACAGGGTGGAGTTGCTCAGTTTTGTAGGAGGTGGATGA
- the thiH gene encoding 2-iminoacetate synthase ThiH, with amino-acid sequence MSFHDEIVRLESFDFEEYFRSVRPEDVRNSLDRDELDQRDLLNLLSLTAQDFLEEMAQKARQVTRQYFGNIISLYAPLYISDHCSNLCTYCGFNAGVDFTRTKLSLEEIEREAAAIAATGIRHILILTGEAPAQTPLAYLEETVKIMKKYFSSIALEIFPMDEEDYRVLCQAGADSLTVYQEVYDRDIYKEVHPKGRKADYTYRLLTPERGARAGFRALNIGALFGLGEPRKEACIAALHARWLELEFPDVEVSLSLPRMTKAKGIIEPKNILSDIDFVQFMLAWRLFMPRLGITISTRESAEFRDRLIHLGATRFSSGSKTGVGEYSLKDHAEATVQFEVTDGRSVDEVADMIRQSGYQPVFKDWEMV; translated from the coding sequence ATGTCCTTTCATGATGAAATTGTCCGCTTGGAGTCCTTTGATTTTGAGGAATATTTTCGCTCTGTGCGGCCCGAGGATGTGCGTAATTCCTTAGATCGGGATGAGCTGGATCAGCGCGATCTGCTCAACCTGCTTTCTCTGACAGCGCAGGATTTCCTGGAGGAAATGGCGCAAAAGGCCCGTCAGGTGACCCGTCAGTATTTTGGTAATATTATCAGCCTGTATGCGCCACTTTATATCTCCGATCATTGCTCTAACCTCTGTACCTATTGCGGTTTTAATGCAGGAGTGGATTTTACCCGGACCAAGTTGTCCCTGGAGGAGATTGAGCGGGAGGCCGCAGCCATTGCTGCTACCGGCATCCGGCATATTTTAATCCTGACGGGCGAGGCTCCGGCCCAGACCCCTCTTGCCTATTTAGAAGAGACGGTCAAGATCATGAAAAAATACTTTTCCTCTATTGCTCTGGAAATTTTCCCCATGGACGAGGAAGACTACCGGGTGCTGTGTCAGGCCGGGGCTGATTCCCTGACCGTGTATCAGGAGGTTTATGATCGAGATATATATAAAGAGGTCCATCCTAAGGGGCGAAAGGCTGATTATACATATCGGTTACTCACCCCGGAACGCGGGGCACGGGCAGGTTTTCGGGCCTTGAATATCGGAGCCCTGTTTGGTTTGGGCGAGCCACGTAAGGAAGCCTGCATAGCAGCTTTGCATGCTCGTTGGCTGGAGCTGGAGTTTCCCGACGTGGAGGTCTCGCTCTCTCTGCCACGCATGACCAAGGCCAAGGGGATTATTGAACCGAAGAATATTTTGTCCGATATTGATTTTGTCCAATTCATGCTGGCCTGGCGGCTCTTTATGCCCCGGCTGGGTATCACTATCTCTACTCGTGAATCTGCCGAGTTCCGTGATCGTTTGATCCATCTCGGCGCAACGCGTTTTTCCTCCGGTTCCAAGACCGGGGTTGGTGAGTATTCCCTGAAGGATCATGCCGAAGCCACGGTGCAGTTCGAGGTAACTGATGGTCGGAGCGTGGATGAGGTGGCGGATATGATCCGGCAGAGTGGATATCAGCCGGTGTTTAAGGATTGGGAGATGGTGTAA
- a CDS encoding 50S ribosomal protein L11 methyltransferase — MLRPPYSEYQRLHVYYLDQRNLPPITDPDLIGIWIEDETAILFFHQAKEAFIQALCQQTGASIIYQADLDYQDWEAGVKITSFATKTLRIRPVWEEPAAQDKVSKEKTEILLDPSVIFGSGFHATTRLCLETLELLLLESGMQINSVLDLGTGTGLLAIAAAKLGVERVTALDNNPLAVEVAQANAERNNCADIVKVRPFDLMEGLPDMDHDLVITNLYKGLLIRLFQDQNFWLPGAYMVSGFIPGMEADLLAALPANRIQMLHRGNAEQWRLWLLQYAEENRNNQRGSITELQVHE, encoded by the coding sequence ATGCTCAGACCACCATATAGCGAATATCAACGTCTCCATGTCTACTATCTGGATCAACGCAACCTGCCACCGATTACAGATCCAGACCTGATAGGTATCTGGATTGAAGATGAGACAGCCATCCTCTTTTTTCATCAGGCCAAAGAGGCGTTCATCCAGGCCCTTTGCCAGCAAACCGGGGCCTCTATTATCTATCAGGCAGATCTTGATTATCAGGACTGGGAGGCAGGGGTGAAGATCACCTCATTCGCCACCAAGACCTTACGGATTCGTCCAGTCTGGGAAGAACCAGCAGCGCAAGACAAGGTGAGCAAGGAAAAAACAGAGATTCTGCTCGATCCCAGTGTTATTTTTGGCTCTGGTTTTCACGCCACGACCCGGCTCTGCCTGGAGACCCTGGAGCTCCTCCTTCTGGAGTCTGGAATGCAGATCAACTCTGTTTTGGATCTGGGAACAGGGACAGGGCTGCTTGCCATAGCAGCTGCCAAACTCGGGGTAGAGCGGGTAACAGCCCTGGACAATAATCCCCTGGCAGTGGAGGTGGCCCAGGCCAATGCCGAACGCAATAACTGCGCTGATATCGTGAAGGTCCGGCCCTTCGATCTGATGGAGGGATTACCAGATATGGACCATGATCTGGTCATCACCAACCTCTACAAGGGACTCCTGATCCGTCTCTTTCAGGATCAAAATTTCTGGCTTCCAGGGGCCTACATGGTTTCCGGCTTTATTCCTGGCATGGAGGCAGATCTGCTTGCAGCCCTACCAGCCAACAGGATTCAGATGCTCCATCGGGGCAATGCCGAACAATGGCGGTTATGGCTCCTCCAATATGCAGAGGAAAACCGGAACAACCAGAGAGGGAGCATAACAGAGCTTCAAGTACACGAATGA
- the thiE gene encoding thiamine phosphate synthase, with protein sequence MSENRLLDANINRSAEGLRVLEDIARFRLDNQRLSAAIRSLRHRVRDLFKGREHSLLAARNASADVGQTTSQQETGSDQRNDLRDTVLSNFKRVQEASRSIEEILKTKGEYTAGKIVEELRFSVYELEVELMSFFSRQLPAGIYGILGEKFSLGRSNVQVAQEMVDAGISVLQYREKLKDKSIKAIYEECLAIRQITRDAGVPFIVNDYADIALMVEADGIHQGQDDIPIKALRQIAPDMILGCSTHSPAQAQQAIDDGADYIGVGPIFTTQTKEDVCAAVGLEYLDHVIKHHDIPFVAIGGIKRNNLAQVLERGAKTVCLVTEIIGAEDIGKRIKEIQEIFNAGEER encoded by the coding sequence ATGAGCGAAAACAGATTACTTGACGCAAATATTAATCGTTCTGCTGAAGGACTCCGGGTTCTGGAAGACATTGCCCGCTTCCGCCTGGATAATCAACGGCTTTCCGCCGCCATCCGCAGTCTGCGCCACAGGGTACGGGACCTGTTCAAAGGCCGAGAGCACTCCCTGCTGGCGGCAAGAAATGCCAGCGCCGATGTGGGACAAACCACCTCTCAGCAGGAGACCGGCTCAGATCAGCGTAACGACCTGAGGGACACAGTACTGTCGAATTTTAAACGAGTCCAGGAGGCCAGTAGGAGCATAGAAGAAATTCTCAAGACCAAGGGAGAGTACACTGCGGGCAAGATCGTGGAAGAGTTGCGTTTTTCCGTGTACGAGCTGGAAGTAGAGTTGATGTCCTTCTTCAGTCGTCAATTACCAGCTGGGATCTATGGTATCTTGGGGGAAAAATTTTCTTTGGGACGCAGCAATGTGCAGGTGGCTCAGGAGATGGTAGATGCCGGAATCTCGGTGCTCCAGTACCGGGAAAAACTCAAGGACAAGAGCATTAAGGCCATCTATGAGGAATGCCTAGCTATTCGTCAGATTACCCGCGATGCAGGTGTGCCCTTTATCGTGAACGATTATGCTGATATTGCCCTGATGGTGGAGGCGGACGGGATTCACCAGGGACAGGATGATATTCCCATTAAGGCCCTGCGCCAAATTGCCCCGGATATGATCCTTGGCTGCTCCACCCACTCCCCGGCACAGGCTCAACAGGCTATTGATGATGGAGCAGATTATATCGGGGTGGGCCCAATCTTTACCACCCAAACCAAGGAAGATGTCTGCGCGGCTGTAGGGCTGGAATATCTGGACCATGTGATCAAGCATCACGATATTCCCTTTGTTGCGATAGGAGGCATTAAACGAAATAATCTTGCCCAGGTGCTTGAGCGAGGGGCTAAGACCGTGTGCTTGGTCACTGAGATCATCGGAGCCGAGGATATTGGAAAACGAATCAAAGAAATTCAGGAAATTTTTAACGCAGGAGAAGAGAGATGA
- the mutY gene encoding A/G-specific adenine glycosylase, producing MKSTLIRQALLAWFAENQRPLPWRREYRPYHVWIAEIMGQQTQMDRAVTYFNNWIRQFPNIPTLAAASEQEVVKAWEGLGYYSRVRNIRKTADILVQEYGAKLPDNEPQLLALPGIGPYTAAAILSIAFNRPVPLLDANVERILCRLDDIDQPVKQVATRKLLLQRCSDLLPEDDARHFNQALMEFGALICTPKRPVCSTCPLQQWCRAYAGDIVDLRPVPGKKEKRIDIFMACGIIEHGDRFYIQQRREKDVWGGLWEFPGGRLKEDEPPEQAAIREILEETEFQVTDLRPFATAIHHYTKYRVTLEAFFCRLASNQSMTPILHAASQYKWVRLNELSSFAFPAGHRQLVEKMG from the coding sequence ATGAAGAGCACCCTGATCCGCCAGGCCCTCCTTGCCTGGTTTGCGGAAAACCAACGCCCCCTCCCCTGGCGCAGGGAATACCGACCCTACCATGTCTGGATCGCAGAGATCATGGGTCAGCAGACCCAAATGGACCGGGCGGTGACCTATTTCAACAACTGGATCAGGCAATTCCCGAACATCCCGACTCTTGCTGCGGCCTCAGAACAGGAGGTCGTCAAGGCCTGGGAAGGGCTGGGTTATTATAGCCGGGTGCGAAACATCCGCAAAACTGCTGACATCCTGGTCCAGGAATACGGGGCCAAGCTCCCCGATAATGAGCCCCAGCTCCTTGCCCTGCCTGGTATCGGGCCATACACCGCAGCCGCCATCCTCTCCATTGCCTTTAATCGTCCGGTTCCCCTGTTGGATGCCAATGTGGAACGGATCCTCTGCCGACTTGACGATATCGACCAGCCGGTCAAGCAGGTAGCGACCCGAAAGCTGCTCCTGCAACGCTGCTCTGACCTGCTGCCTGAAGATGATGCCCGACATTTCAACCAGGCCCTGATGGAATTCGGGGCCTTGATCTGCACCCCAAAAAGACCTGTCTGTTCGACCTGCCCACTCCAGCAATGGTGTCGCGCCTATGCAGGGGACATCGTTGACCTCCGTCCGGTCCCAGGGAAAAAGGAAAAGCGGATTGATATCTTCATGGCCTGCGGCATTATTGAGCACGGCGACCGCTTCTATATCCAGCAGCGCCGGGAAAAGGATGTCTGGGGTGGTTTATGGGAATTCCCTGGTGGACGTCTCAAAGAAGACGAACCCCCTGAGCAGGCTGCAATACGTGAGATCCTTGAGGAAACAGAATTCCAGGTGACAGATCTACGCCCCTTTGCCACAGCGATCCACCATTACACAAAGTATCGCGTCACCTTAGAGGCCTTTTTCTGTCGCCTGGCAAGCAACCAGTCAATGACCCCGATCCTCCATGCCGCAAGTCAGTACAAGTGGGTGAGGCTCAATGAATTAAGCAGCTTTGCCTTCCCAGCTGGCCATCGCCAGTTGGTTGAAAAGATGGGCTAA
- a CDS encoding thiazole synthase, giving the protein MMSTRETEDDTLYFGDVAFSSRLLTGTGKFASRDIIAPMLEASGSELITVALRRVDPKAKEKDILQYIPKSVHILPNTSGARTAEESVRIARIAREAGCGAFIKIEVITDMKYLLPDNAGTLKATEILAKEGFIVLPYMMPDITVTKQLHDAGAAAIMPLGSPIGTNRGLEMKTMIKRIIEISKLPVVVDAGIGRPSQAAEAMEMGADAVLVNTAIATSYDPVAAGKAFALAVQAGRMAYLAQMAGEKTYAEASSPLTGFLRQ; this is encoded by the coding sequence ATGATGTCCACAAGAGAAACAGAAGATGACACCCTGTATTTTGGCGATGTTGCTTTTTCCAGTCGCCTGCTTACCGGGACCGGCAAATTTGCCTCACGGGATATAATTGCCCCAATGTTGGAGGCCAGCGGCTCAGAGCTGATTACCGTGGCCCTGCGCAGGGTAGATCCTAAGGCCAAGGAAAAAGATATCCTCCAGTACATCCCCAAATCAGTGCATATCCTCCCTAATACCTCGGGTGCCCGGACTGCTGAGGAGTCTGTGCGCATTGCCCGGATTGCGCGGGAGGCGGGTTGTGGTGCTTTTATCAAGATCGAGGTGATCACCGACATGAAGTACCTGCTGCCGGATAATGCTGGCACCCTCAAGGCCACCGAGATCCTGGCTAAGGAGGGCTTTATTGTCCTGCCCTATATGATGCCGGATATCACCGTGACCAAACAGCTCCACGATGCCGGGGCCGCCGCCATCATGCCCCTGGGATCGCCCATCGGGACCAACCGGGGCCTGGAAATGAAGACCATGATCAAGCGGATTATCGAAATCAGCAAGCTGCCCGTGGTGGTGGATGCAGGTATTGGTCGTCCTTCCCAGGCAGCAGAGGCTATGGAGATGGGCGCAGATGCGGTTTTGGTCAACACGGCCATTGCTACCAGTTATGATCCTGTGGCAGCAGGCAAGGCCTTTGCCTTAGCTGTTCAGGCGGGTCGGATGGCGTACTTGGCCCAGATGGCTGGTGAAAAGACCTATGCTGAAGCTTCCTCACCTCTGACCGGTTTTTTGAGGCAATAA
- a CDS encoding cupin domain-containing protein, with amino-acid sequence MIHNDIIALLSLEPHPYEGGYFRRTYESDLSCNTKNGSRMLLTSIYFLLTKDSPIGCLCRNKSDIIHYHHIGASIKYTIVSPEGVLSEKILGPHLADGETLQLLVPGGWWKASRLCPGDCDYGLISEAVSPGFEYADNDIATEEQIQQLFPDIHPMLAEYIKRSSTYP; translated from the coding sequence ATGATTCACAACGATATTATCGCTCTCCTTAGCCTCGAACCCCATCCCTACGAAGGCGGCTATTTCCGCAGAACCTACGAATCCGACCTGTCCTGCAACACGAAAAACGGTAGCAGAATGCTGCTGACCTCCATCTATTTTTTGCTAACGAAGGACAGCCCTATCGGTTGCTTATGCAGAAACAAGTCCGACATCATCCATTATCACCATATCGGCGCATCCATTAAATACACCATTGTTTCCCCGGAAGGGGTGCTTTCCGAAAAGATTCTCGGTCCCCATCTTGCCGATGGAGAAACTCTGCAATTGCTGGTTCCCGGCGGTTGGTGGAAGGCATCGCGACTATGCCCTGGTGACTGCGATTATGGGCTGATCAGTGAAGCTGTCTCGCCGGGTTTTGAATACGCGGATAACGATATTGCTACGGAAGAACAGATCCAACAGCTTTTCCCGGATATACACCCGATGCTGGCCGAGTACATTAAACGGAGTTCAACCTATCCATAA